One Terriglobia bacterium genomic region harbors:
- a CDS encoding DUF1572 domain-containing protein gives MNPEIGVAFLEESKNRAIKARERINHCLGQLEDEDIWWTPGEGSNSLGVIIQHLMGNLRQWILSGVGGEADVRDRPREFRVEVKTPKAELRNQFNNVLDQVDKTFSRLDPLHLLERKRIQGFDESALSAIYQTMTHLELHAGQIAYITKMRKGRGYDVSWKPVTKEQGA, from the coding sequence ATGAATCCTGAAATCGGAGTGGCGTTTCTCGAGGAGTCCAAAAACCGTGCCATCAAAGCTCGCGAGCGGATCAACCATTGTCTTGGACAACTGGAAGATGAGGACATCTGGTGGACCCCCGGAGAAGGATCCAACAGCCTTGGCGTCATCATCCAGCACTTGATGGGCAACTTGCGGCAATGGATTCTTTCGGGAGTGGGTGGCGAGGCGGATGTTCGAGATCGTCCCCGGGAATTTCGCGTCGAGGTGAAGACTCCGAAGGCCGAACTTCGAAACCAGTTTAACAATGTTCTGGATCAGGTCGACAAGACTTTCTCCCGGTTGGATCCGCTGCATCTGTTGGAGAGAAAAAGGATCCAGGGTTTTGATGAGTCCGCGCTGAGCGCCATTTATCAGACCATGACTCACCTTGAATTGCACGCAGGCCAGATCGCTTACATCACGAAGATGAGAAAGGGAAGAGGCTACGACGTATCCTGGAAGCCGGTGACAAAAGAACAAGGCGCCTGA
- a CDS encoding DUF4062 domain-containing protein, which yields MSYAARVFRILIASPSDVVEEREVAVRVIQEWNDLQSAEREIVLLPLRWETHSAPEFGTRPQDALNRQIVDSCDLLIGIFWTRVGSPTGMADSGTLEEIDRVASQGKPIMLYFSQVKQDPEQIDLDQITKLREFKKRTYPKALIESFKSQVEFRDKLARQIEIQLRMLLAQEGESPETRGAPTKLGADIQLLFADPKTGEPCESILNLQTKLMVVKDFENLPDYTGKKAAAEGIAPPSAGTTSPFSVSLFTDIVNKDYYRQVTTYYAQHFLLSPLRFWLKNAGSIGARDVYIDVALMSDMDIILVPKDRVGTAFPAMIISPALYGYGAPPMSSPSDLLALVGKTARTHIEIPALQPQRELSPVPEVLFGAPDSCKAVLHATVYADTLSEPLRHKLEVNLVVERIEFTAAQMVESIDKRGAS from the coding sequence ATGTCCTACGCGGCCCGGGTCTTCAGGATTCTCATAGCGTCGCCAAGCGATGTAGTCGAAGAGCGCGAAGTTGCCGTGCGCGTAATCCAGGAATGGAACGACCTCCAATCCGCCGAGAGGGAGATTGTTTTGCTCCCGCTGCGTTGGGAAACTCACTCGGCGCCCGAGTTCGGCACCCGGCCACAGGACGCGCTGAACCGACAAATTGTGGACTCATGCGACCTTTTGATTGGGATCTTCTGGACGCGCGTCGGAAGCCCCACAGGGATGGCGGATAGCGGCACGCTGGAGGAGATCGACCGGGTCGCCTCCCAGGGCAAGCCGATCATGCTCTACTTTTCCCAGGTAAAGCAAGATCCAGAACAGATCGACTTGGACCAGATCACCAAGCTGCGCGAGTTCAAGAAGAGGACCTATCCGAAGGCTCTCATCGAATCATTCAAATCACAGGTAGAGTTCCGCGACAAGCTTGCCCGTCAGATCGAGATCCAATTGCGGATGCTCCTCGCCCAAGAGGGCGAATCACCGGAGACACGGGGCGCGCCAACCAAGTTGGGGGCCGACATCCAGCTGCTATTTGCAGACCCAAAGACGGGCGAGCCCTGTGAATCGATTCTAAATCTCCAGACTAAGCTAATGGTCGTGAAGGACTTCGAGAATTTGCCCGACTACACCGGGAAGAAGGCAGCCGCCGAAGGCATCGCGCCGCCGTCCGCGGGCACCACTTCCCCTTTCAGCGTGTCCCTCTTCACGGACATTGTCAACAAGGACTACTACCGCCAAGTAACAACTTACTACGCTCAGCACTTTCTCCTTAGCCCGCTCAGGTTTTGGCTCAAGAACGCTGGGAGCATTGGCGCCCGTGACGTCTATATCGATGTTGCCCTGATGTCAGACATGGACATTATTCTGGTCCCTAAGGATCGCGTCGGAACTGCATTCCCAGCGATGATAATCTCTCCGGCTCTCTACGGATATGGGGCCCCCCCAATGTCGTCACCCAGCGACCTCCTAGCTCTCGTTGGCAAGACCGCCCGCACTCACATTGAGATCCCTGCATTGCAGCCTCAGCGGGAACTGAGCCCCGTGCCCGAAGTGCTATTTGGTGCGCCGGACAGCTGCAAGGCGGTCCTGCATGCCACCGTCTACGCGGATACTCTCTCTGAGCCCCTTCGACATAAGCTTGAAGTCAATCTGGTCGTGGAGAGAATCGAATTCACTGCCGCACAGATGGTGGAGTCAATCGATAAGCGGGGAGCCAGCTAA
- a CDS encoding glycoside hydrolase family 47 protein, with amino-acid sequence MNSQITSLLQILVSLWLFTANAVASDLSPRPIQTPIDTEEMARRVRAEFLHAWHGYERYAWGHDELRPLSRTGHDWYQQSLLMTPVDALDTLILMGLKEEAEKTRELIVRNLSFDKDIYVKNFEVTIRLLGGLLSSYQLTGDRRLLALAEDLGTRLLPVFDSPTGIPYRFVNLKTGKVRGSESNPAEAGTLLIEFGTLSRLTNRPAFYDKAKRAAVEIYRRRSPLGLVGQRINVETGEWTLKDSHLSAEIDSYYEYLLKSWLLFGDPDIKQMWLDSIHAINQYLADESDQGLWYGHADMSSGKRTAKTFGALDAFFPGVLALSGDLDRAQRLQASSYRMWMKFGIEPEVFNYQTQRAEDPGYPLRPEIIESTYYLYHFTSDRNYLRMGQEFFESFVKYCRTPVAYAALRDVVKKEKSDRMESFLFAETFKYFYLLFSPPGAMNFDQVIFNTEAHPVRKFW; translated from the coding sequence ATGAACTCCCAAATCACCTCTCTCCTTCAAATCCTCGTCTCTCTATGGCTCTTCACTGCAAACGCGGTCGCAAGTGATCTCTCCCCCCGGCCCATTCAAACGCCAATCGACACGGAAGAGATGGCCCGTCGCGTCCGGGCAGAGTTCCTTCATGCCTGGCACGGGTATGAACGGTATGCCTGGGGGCATGACGAGCTGCGACCCCTATCCAGGACTGGGCATGACTGGTATCAACAATCCCTTTTGATGACTCCAGTCGACGCCCTCGATACATTGATCCTGATGGGGTTGAAAGAGGAAGCTGAAAAGACGAGGGAACTGATCGTTAGGAATCTCTCCTTCGACAAAGACATCTATGTTAAGAACTTCGAAGTCACGATCCGCCTTTTAGGAGGGCTTCTTTCAAGTTATCAACTGACCGGTGACCGTCGCCTCCTGGCCCTGGCGGAAGATCTGGGAACACGACTTCTCCCGGTTTTCGATTCGCCTACGGGCATCCCTTACCGGTTCGTCAATCTGAAAACCGGCAAGGTCCGGGGCTCTGAATCGAACCCGGCGGAGGCGGGCACGCTGCTGATCGAGTTTGGAACGCTCAGCCGGTTGACCAATAGGCCTGCTTTTTACGATAAAGCGAAACGCGCGGCCGTTGAGATTTATCGTCGCCGCTCACCCCTGGGGCTCGTCGGGCAGCGAATCAATGTCGAAACCGGCGAGTGGACCCTCAAGGACAGCCATCTCAGTGCGGAGATCGATTCCTATTATGAATATCTCTTGAAGAGCTGGTTATTGTTTGGCGATCCGGACATCAAACAGATGTGGCTTGACAGCATTCATGCCATCAATCAGTACTTGGCGGACGAATCCGATCAGGGGCTCTGGTATGGTCATGCTGATATGTCGAGCGGCAAGCGGACGGCGAAGACGTTCGGGGCCTTGGATGCCTTTTTCCCCGGGGTATTGGCCCTCTCCGGCGATCTTGACCGGGCCCAACGATTGCAGGCTTCTTCGTACCGGATGTGGATGAAATTCGGAATCGAACCCGAAGTGTTCAACTATCAGACCCAACGGGCGGAAGACCCCGGATATCCGCTGCGGCCTGAGATTATTGAATCCACGTACTACCTGTACCACTTTACTTCGGATCGGAATTATCTCCGGATGGGTCAGGAGTTCTTTGAAAGCTTTGTGAAATACTGCCGGACGCCGGTCGCTTATGCGGCCCTGCGCGACGTTGTCAAAAAAGAGAAATCGGACCGCATGGAGAGTTTCCTTTTTGCGGAAACATTCAAGTACTTCTACCTCCTTTTTTCTCCTCCCGGCGCGATGAATTTTGACCAGGTCATCTTCAACACCGAAGCACATCCGGTCCGTAAATTCTGGTAA
- a CDS encoding amino acid permease codes for MAQRDAPHGELASGLARRLGLFDATMIVMGGIVGSGIFMNPYVVARQVHTPFMILAVWVMGGLIALLGAFVYAELAARRPKVGGQYAYIRESYHPVVAFIYGWGLLLVTQTGGMAAVAVTFARYFVELTRVPIAEWAIATMALAGLTLINCLGVKAGSTAQNVLMVLKIGAIAALVACGLLWAKNPHPGADPGYAGPLFDRPVSLDLLTAVGAAMVPVLFAYGGWQTACFIAGEVREPRKNLPRGLFIGVLGVIVLYLAVNFVCVRVLGTSGLATTTAPASAVMRIALGDLGGRLIAAGIAISTLGFLSQGILTAPRVYYAMAEDGLFFKSVAWLQPRTRVPVVAIGLQGVCAIIIALSGRYEQILNYVVSADWVFFGLSASCVFVLRRRDGETQFSRTSEYNIPGHPVTTALFVAVCAFIVINTVYKYPGNSVVALGIMMAGLPVYFFWRGRMNRRTNQR; via the coding sequence ATGGCACAGCGCGATGCACCTCATGGAGAATTGGCCTCCGGCCTGGCGCGCCGCCTGGGTCTGTTTGATGCCACGATGATTGTGATGGGCGGCATTGTCGGCTCCGGCATTTTTATGAACCCGTACGTCGTGGCGCGCCAGGTGCACACCCCTTTCATGATTCTGGCGGTTTGGGTGATGGGTGGCTTGATCGCTCTCCTGGGGGCCTTCGTCTATGCCGAATTGGCGGCGCGACGACCCAAGGTCGGCGGACAGTACGCCTACATCCGTGAGTCATACCATCCCGTAGTGGCGTTCATCTATGGTTGGGGACTGCTGCTGGTAACACAGACGGGCGGCATGGCGGCGGTAGCGGTGACGTTCGCGCGCTATTTCGTGGAGTTGACGCGGGTTCCGATCGCCGAATGGGCCATTGCGACGATGGCACTCGCCGGATTGACGCTGATTAACTGTCTCGGGGTCAAAGCCGGCAGCACGGCGCAAAATGTTCTTATGGTCCTGAAGATAGGCGCGATTGCAGCGCTTGTGGCGTGTGGCCTCCTTTGGGCGAAGAATCCTCATCCGGGTGCCGACCCGGGCTATGCGGGCCCTTTGTTCGATCGCCCCGTTTCCTTGGATCTGTTGACTGCCGTTGGCGCTGCGATGGTCCCGGTTCTGTTCGCCTACGGCGGTTGGCAGACCGCCTGCTTCATTGCCGGTGAAGTCCGCGAACCCCGTAAGAATCTGCCCCGTGGCTTGTTCATTGGGGTGTTGGGCGTCATCGTACTCTATCTTGCGGTGAATTTCGTTTGTGTTCGCGTTCTGGGCACCTCCGGCCTTGCGACGACAACCGCCCCCGCCAGTGCTGTGATGCGGATCGCCCTGGGAGATCTGGGAGGGCGCCTCATTGCCGCCGGCATTGCGATCTCGACGCTCGGATTCTTAAGTCAGGGCATCCTGACCGCTCCCCGAGTCTATTACGCCATGGCGGAGGACGGGTTGTTTTTCAAGAGTGTGGCTTGGTTGCAGCCGCGGACACGCGTCCCCGTCGTTGCGATCGGTTTGCAGGGCGTGTGTGCGATCATCATCGCCCTGTCCGGACGATACGAGCAGATTCTGAACTATGTTGTTTCGGCCGACTGGGTGTTTTTCGGTTTGTCCGCCAGTTGTGTTTTTGTCCTGCGGCGCCGGGATGGAGAGACCCAGTTCTCCCGGACCTCGGAATACAACATTCCCGGGCATCCGGTCACCACCGCCTTGTTTGTCGCGGTGTGTGCATTCATCGTAATCAACACGGTATACAAGTACCCGGGGAACAGTGTCGTAGCGCTGGGCATCATGATGGCTGGGCTCCCGGTTTACTTCTTCTGGAGAGGGCGAATGAATCGACGGACGAACCAGCGATGA
- a CDS encoding potassium channel family protein, whose translation MIELIRSVWADSPRWQLLVATFGLYLAVIIAFGFWYYWLYRARQDRFQFAANIAAAQLKNVLDRADIAVKVHNREIDAMKIVRDAVTSGALATRFGTLASGHQVKTHTHTISSGSGESQDRLSLTVTDPDGCILCDVEGPQDDELSQSYFTNWLDQMLAIWTARRDYWNQRAKLVGDDPSQAWGLLDFLYFSAITQTTVGYGDILPNATAIRMLVVAQVLIGYTFLVVVLNLVLDG comes from the coding sequence ATGATAGAACTTATTCGCAGCGTTTGGGCCGACTCACCGAGGTGGCAACTGTTGGTTGCCACATTCGGGCTGTACCTTGCGGTCATCATCGCTTTCGGGTTTTGGTACTACTGGCTTTATCGTGCCCGGCAGGACCGGTTTCAGTTCGCTGCTAACATCGCTGCGGCCCAGCTTAAGAACGTGCTGGACAGGGCTGACATCGCTGTGAAAGTACACAATCGCGAGATCGACGCCATGAAGATCGTCCGCGACGCCGTCACGTCCGGGGCGCTTGCAACTAGGTTTGGAACCCTTGCAAGCGGCCATCAGGTCAAGACGCACACACACACAATCTCCAGCGGGTCGGGTGAATCTCAAGACCGTCTTTCTCTCACGGTTACAGACCCAGACGGCTGCATTCTCTGTGACGTCGAAGGACCTCAGGACGATGAGTTGTCGCAGTCATACTTCACTAACTGGCTCGATCAGATGCTGGCTATTTGGACTGCAAGACGCGACTATTGGAATCAACGGGCCAAACTGGTCGGCGATGACCCAAGCCAAGCGTGGGGCCTGCTGGACTTCTTGTACTTCAGTGCGATCACGCAGACGACCGTAGGCTATGGTGACATCCTGCCGAATGCGACGGCGATTCGCATGTTGGTCGTTGCGCAAGTTCTGATTGGATATACGTTTTTGGTGGTCGTTCTGAATCTTGTGTTGGACGGATGA
- a CDS encoding PadR family transcriptional regulator, translating to MTDQANLLPGTLDLLILKAVSLESMHGYGVLLRIGQISGGALLIEQGALYPALYRLEHQGLLKSEWGTSENNRRAKFYRLTAAGRRRLREETESWNRLVSAIGSALKAVPEES from the coding sequence ATGACCGATCAGGCCAATCTGCTGCCGGGAACCCTCGATCTCCTCATTCTGAAGGCCGTTTCGCTCGAGTCGATGCATGGCTATGGGGTACTGCTTCGCATCGGCCAGATTTCCGGCGGCGCCCTCTTGATTGAGCAGGGCGCGCTTTACCCTGCCTTGTACCGTCTGGAACACCAGGGGTTGCTGAAATCCGAATGGGGCACGTCAGAAAACAATCGAAGAGCAAAATTCTACCGGCTGACGGCGGCAGGACGAAGGAGACTCCGCGAGGAGACCGAAAGTTGGAACCGGTTGGTGTCCGCCATCGGGAGCGCCCTGAAAGCCGTCCCTGAGGAGAGTTGA
- a CDS encoding four helix bundle suffix domain-containing protein translates to MTASEPLIPKHGGYRKLKSFQVAQLIYDVTVRFCDRYIDKRSRTRDQMVQAARSGVQNIAEGSQASGTSKKTELKLTNVARASLEELRLDYEDFLRQRGLPIWERNDPRRQDLIDRRCATADNMAQWVREKRDSGPRGHGGQEHSSTSSIKSTPSTFPELAANAALVLLAVACSLLDRQLASQAKAFETEGGFTERLYRVRSQRRPSRPSSTRSTKSTPSTED, encoded by the coding sequence ATGACTGCCAGTGAACCGCTGATCCCGAAGCACGGTGGCTACCGAAAGTTGAAGAGTTTTCAGGTGGCCCAGCTGATTTATGATGTGACGGTCCGTTTTTGCGATCGTTACATCGACAAGCGCAGCCGTACCCGCGACCAGATGGTGCAGGCGGCGCGGTCGGGCGTGCAGAACATCGCCGAAGGGAGTCAGGCATCGGGGACCTCGAAGAAGACTGAACTCAAGCTCACCAATGTGGCGAGGGCCAGTCTGGAAGAGTTGCGGCTCGACTACGAGGATTTCCTGCGCCAGCGCGGTCTGCCCATCTGGGAGCGCAACGACCCCCGCAGACAGGACCTGATCGACCGCCGGTGCGCTACCGCCGACAATATGGCGCAATGGGTGCGGGAAAAGCGCGACAGTGGACCACGTGGACATGGTGGACAAGAACATTCGTCCACTTCGTCCATCAAGTCCACCCCGTCCACTTTCCCCGAACTGGCAGCCAACGCCGCGCTCGTGCTGCTGGCGGTTGCCTGCAGCCTGCTTGACCGACAGCTTGCCTCACAAGCGAAAGCGTTCGAAACTGAGGGCGGCTTCACCGAGCGCCTCTATCGCGTCCGCTCGCAAAGGCGCCCCTCGCGACCTTCGTCCACCCGGTCCACCAAGTCCACGCCGTCCACCGAGGATTGA
- a CDS encoding ABC transporter permease translates to MLSRLRSFWQGLWKRSAFEREMDDEVRFHLEARMDDLVRSGLPREEAARRARIEFGGVEAYQDQCRQARGLHLVDDLGNDFRHGLRMLAKSPGFTAVTVLTLALGIGANTAIFSVVNAVLLRPLPFIHPEQLVQIFQTLPEQGVIDAGVSYPNFTDWGQQNKGFEQIAAMRPKTFALTGDREPSYVDGATVTPSLFPLLGVQPILGRAFLPTDDKAEAAPVVVLSEGLWRRQFGADPALVGKTILLDKHPCEVVGILPSDFRFPFQNPPAQIWIPLLEDLDFKDLFQKRGGHYLTTVVGRLQPGVSIKRGTAELATVANRLAQAYPEADRGWGVRLVPLQRQLVGDVRIALWALLGAVALVLLIACANVASVLLARTVVRAREMSIRTALGASRGRLVRQLLTESVLLGGAGGAAGLLVAYWGVSSLAVLIPNDIPRIHEFQVDGWVLGFTLLVSLFASLMFGLTPALHSAAPNLHEALKEGSRGAGEGRKSKNARRVLVAGEVALAVVLLIGAGLLLRSFSRLQQVNPGFEPEHILTAALSLPQSQYSKPEHWPVFYAHLLDRLKAQPGVLSAAAALPLPPTGSGFSFAFQIEGQPANRAAEQYSADYCAISPEYFQAMQIPVLRGRFFNVRDAATTPKVCAISEAFARRYFPNHDPLGKQLIFGYREQVPRQIVAVVGDVRQESLTAPGGPVMYVPYTQDAWWAMGLVVRTTGDPAAFSPVLREVVGAIDKDLPVADVQPLRDVIHESMAPPRFRTLLLAIFGATALLLAAVGIYGVISYDVGQRTHEFGIRMALGAQHSDVLRLGLAEGILPAAAGLGVGLAAAWFATRVLLSLLFEVKAQDLMTFGAAAVVLAAVAFLACYIPARRAVRVDPRVALRYE, encoded by the coding sequence ATGCTTTCGCGTTTGCGTTCGTTCTGGCAGGGGCTATGGAAACGCTCGGCCTTCGAGCGGGAGATGGATGATGAAGTCCGGTTTCACCTGGAAGCGCGCATGGACGACCTGGTGCGGTCGGGCCTTCCCCGGGAAGAAGCGGCTCGGCGGGCGCGCATCGAGTTTGGCGGCGTGGAAGCCTATCAGGACCAGTGCCGGCAAGCACGAGGCCTCCATCTGGTGGATGATCTGGGCAACGATTTCCGCCACGGCCTCCGGATGCTGGCGAAGTCACCGGGGTTTACAGCGGTCACCGTGTTGACCCTCGCCCTCGGCATCGGCGCCAACACGGCCATCTTCAGCGTGGTGAATGCCGTGCTGCTGCGGCCGTTGCCCTTTATCCATCCGGAACAGCTCGTGCAGATTTTCCAAACGCTGCCGGAGCAGGGGGTCATCGACGCCGGGGTCTCCTACCCGAACTTCACCGATTGGGGTCAGCAAAACAAGGGATTTGAGCAGATCGCCGCCATGCGACCCAAGACCTTCGCGTTGACCGGCGACCGTGAGCCATCCTACGTTGACGGTGCGACGGTGACGCCCAGCTTGTTCCCCCTTCTGGGCGTGCAACCGATCCTGGGCAGAGCCTTTCTGCCGACGGATGACAAGGCGGAGGCCGCGCCTGTCGTTGTGCTCAGCGAAGGCCTCTGGCGCCGGCAGTTCGGAGCTGACCCCGCGCTGGTGGGAAAAACAATCCTGCTCGACAAGCATCCGTGCGAGGTGGTGGGCATCCTCCCTTCGGACTTCCGGTTCCCGTTCCAGAATCCACCGGCGCAAATATGGATCCCGCTCCTCGAGGACCTCGACTTCAAGGATCTCTTCCAAAAGCGAGGGGGCCATTATTTGACCACGGTGGTGGGTCGACTTCAGCCGGGAGTTTCAATTAAACGCGGAACGGCAGAACTGGCGACGGTTGCCAATCGGCTGGCCCAAGCCTACCCGGAAGCCGATCGGGGCTGGGGCGTTCGGCTCGTCCCGCTCCAGCGACAGCTCGTCGGCGATGTGCGCATCGCCTTATGGGCACTGCTGGGTGCAGTGGCGCTGGTGCTGCTGATCGCTTGCGCCAATGTCGCCAGTGTGCTGCTGGCCCGGACCGTGGTGCGTGCCAGGGAGATGTCTATTCGCACGGCGCTCGGGGCCAGTCGGGGTCGACTCGTCCGCCAGTTGCTCACAGAGAGCGTCTTGTTGGGCGGGGCCGGAGGGGCGGCCGGTCTCCTGGTGGCTTACTGGGGCGTCAGCAGTCTGGCCGTCCTTATCCCTAACGATATTCCGCGAATCCATGAATTCCAGGTGGATGGGTGGGTCCTGGGATTCACGCTCCTGGTTTCGCTCTTCGCCAGCCTGATGTTTGGATTGACCCCCGCGCTGCACTCCGCCGCCCCAAATTTGCATGAAGCGCTTAAGGAAGGGAGTCGGGGCGCGGGAGAGGGCAGGAAGAGCAAGAACGCGCGACGCGTGCTCGTGGCAGGGGAAGTGGCGCTGGCGGTCGTGCTTCTGATTGGTGCAGGGCTCCTGCTGCGCAGCTTCTCCCGCTTGCAGCAGGTGAACCCGGGATTTGAGCCGGAACACATCCTGACCGCCGCCCTCTCCCTGCCGCAATCCCAGTACTCGAAGCCGGAACACTGGCCGGTCTTTTATGCCCACCTCCTCGACCGCTTGAAGGCACAACCGGGAGTGCTGAGTGCGGCGGCCGCGCTGCCGCTGCCTCCGACCGGGTCGGGATTCAGTTTCGCCTTCCAGATTGAAGGGCAGCCGGCAAACCGGGCTGCAGAGCAGTATTCCGCGGATTATTGCGCCATCAGTCCGGAATACTTTCAGGCGATGCAGATTCCCGTGTTGCGAGGACGCTTTTTTAACGTGCGAGACGCGGCGACTACCCCCAAGGTGTGCGCCATCTCGGAAGCGTTCGCGCGCCGTTATTTCCCGAACCACGACCCGCTCGGCAAACAACTGATTTTCGGGTACCGCGAGCAAGTGCCCCGTCAGATTGTCGCGGTAGTGGGCGACGTCAGGCAAGAAAGTCTGACGGCACCGGGTGGGCCTGTCATGTATGTGCCCTACACCCAGGATGCCTGGTGGGCTATGGGGCTGGTGGTTCGCACGACCGGCGATCCTGCCGCATTCAGTCCCGTCCTCCGCGAAGTGGTGGGAGCGATCGATAAGGATCTTCCCGTCGCAGACGTTCAACCGCTGAGGGATGTGATCCACGAATCCATGGCGCCGCCGCGCTTCCGCACGTTGCTGCTGGCGATCTTCGGCGCCACAGCGCTGCTACTGGCGGCGGTTGGTATCTACGGCGTGATCTCCTATGATGTCGGCCAACGCACGCATGAATTCGGTATTCGCATGGCCCTCGGGGCGCAGCACAGCGACGTGCTGAGACTCGGGTTGGCCGAAGGGATACTGCCGGCGGCCGCAGGCCTGGGCGTGGGTCTTGCAGCCGCCTGGTTCGCCACCCGGGTGCTTCTGAGTTTATTGTTCGAGGTGAAAGCTCAGGACTTGATGACCTTCGGCGCAGCAGCCGTGGTGCTTGCGGCGGTGGCCTTCCTTGCCTGTTACATCCCGGCGCGGCGCGCCGTTCGCGTCGATCCCAGGGTCGCGCTCCGGTATGAGTGA
- a CDS encoding response regulator, with amino-acid sequence MLTKRKLLVVDEEIESGRLLSEALPSQYEILTAQSGEEAIKKAVLDRPNCILLEMMMPQMGGFMLCEVLKSLKQTKATPIILMSAKPRETLWPTVQKIGFSEYIEKPFRLEQITESLRHALDVSPGERRRAPRIPLRIPLMVRGTDGFGNRFEVCTETENVSRFGALIQLPVRVPVSEYVEIHRSSMPVANGFAILAQARVARNEEVMSDGPYWHGLEFSNPSSEWVVIQ; translated from the coding sequence ATGCTGACCAAGAGAAAGTTACTGGTAGTGGACGAGGAGATTGAGAGCGGCAGGTTGCTCTCCGAGGCGCTTCCCTCACAATACGAAATCCTGACGGCACAGTCCGGGGAGGAAGCGATCAAGAAGGCTGTCCTTGACCGGCCGAACTGTATCCTTTTGGAAATGATGATGCCCCAGATGGGTGGTTTCATGTTGTGTGAGGTTTTGAAGTCACTCAAGCAAACCAAAGCGACACCGATTATTCTGATGAGCGCGAAGCCCCGAGAAACCCTGTGGCCCACAGTGCAAAAGATCGGCTTCTCTGAATATATCGAGAAGCCGTTTAGATTGGAGCAAATCACCGAATCGCTCCGCCATGCCCTGGATGTCTCTCCCGGTGAACGCCGCCGGGCGCCCCGGATTCCCTTGCGAATCCCCTTGATGGTGCGTGGCACCGACGGGTTTGGGAACAGGTTTGAGGTTTGCACTGAAACCGAAAATGTCAGCCGTTTCGGCGCTTTGATCCAGCTTCCGGTCCGGGTGCCCGTCAGTGAGTATGTCGAGATTCACCGATCGTCCATGCCCGTTGCTAACGGTTTTGCAATCCTTGCCCAGGCGCGTGTGGCCCGGAATGAAGAGGTCATGAGTGACGGCCCCTATTGGCATGGATTGGAGTTCTCGAATCCTTCTTCAGAATGGGTTGTCATCCAATAA
- a CDS encoding aminotransferase class I/II-fold pyridoxal phosphate-dependent enzyme encodes MRVSRNQITSEYMEWAKTRSQSRYNLATSGVRHFPFRDLGVTLEDIELSGPSGYGYEPLQQALAEKCNVPPECVVASVGTSLANHLAMAATLEPGDEVLIEHPAYEPLLALARFLGAEIKRFRRRFEDGFGIDYEEVRRQVTPRTRLIVITNLHNPSSVLIEEASLRQLGEIARSAGAHVLVDEVYLEAIFPEKSLSHDRASGSRIAPRASFHLGSEFIVTSSLTKVYGLSGLRCGWILAEPDLAKRMWRLTDLFHNIPAHPAERLSVVALEHLDQIAERARTLLETNRDLLFRFLDSRSDLEAIRPPFGTVIFPRLRQGASEDLCTLLRDRYETTIVPGRFFEMPDHFRLGIGMETETLAAGLERLGGALDEFGARG; translated from the coding sequence ATGCGTGTCTCCCGGAATCAAATCACATCGGAATACATGGAGTGGGCCAAGACGCGCTCCCAGTCGCGGTATAACCTGGCCACAAGTGGTGTGAGGCATTTTCCGTTCCGTGACCTCGGTGTCACCCTTGAGGACATTGAATTGAGCGGGCCGAGCGGGTACGGATACGAGCCCCTGCAGCAGGCCCTGGCGGAGAAGTGCAACGTCCCTCCGGAGTGCGTGGTCGCGTCGGTCGGCACTTCGCTGGCCAATCATCTGGCCATGGCCGCGACCCTTGAGCCGGGCGACGAAGTCCTCATTGAACACCCGGCATACGAGCCGCTCCTCGCCCTTGCCCGGTTTCTGGGAGCGGAGATTAAGCGCTTCAGACGGCGCTTTGAAGACGGATTTGGGATTGACTATGAAGAGGTGCGACGGCAGGTGACCCCGCGCACCCGGTTGATCGTCATCACGAATCTTCATAATCCAAGCAGTGTGTTGATCGAAGAGGCCTCGCTCAGGCAATTGGGCGAGATCGCGCGATCAGCCGGCGCCCATGTGCTCGTCGATGAGGTCTACCTCGAAGCGATCTTCCCTGAGAAATCCCTGTCGCATGACAGGGCTTCAGGCTCAAGGATCGCGCCACGCGCGTCTTTCCATCTCGGGAGTGAATTCATCGTGACGAGTAGCTTGACCAAGGTGTATGGACTGAGTGGGCTTCGGTGCGGCTGGATTCTCGCTGAACCAGACCTGGCAAAGCGAATGTGGCGGCTGACCGACCTCTTCCATAACATCCCGGCACACCCGGCCGAGCGGTTGAGTGTTGTCGCCCTCGAGCACCTGGACCAGATTGCGGAACGTGCCCGGACGCTGTTGGAGACCAATCGTGACCTCCTTTTCCGGTTTCTTGATTCCCGAAGCGATCTCGAAGCGATTCGACCGCCGTTTGGGACGGTCATCTTTCCAAGGCTCCGGCAAGGCGCGTCGGAAGATCTCTGCACGTTGCTGCGGGATCGATACGAAACGACTATTGTGCCAGGACGATTTTTCGAAATGCCCGATCACTTCCGCCTGGGGATTGGCATGGAGACGGAGACCCTGGCCGCGGGCCTCGAACGGCTGGGCGGGGCATTGGATGAGTTTGGCGCAAGGGGGTGA